Proteins found in one Homalodisca vitripennis isolate AUS2020 chromosome 4, UT_GWSS_2.1, whole genome shotgun sequence genomic segment:
- the LOC124360191 gene encoding 28S ribosomal protein S2, mitochondrial, whose protein sequence is MRNLSLKSRSIIACSKNIFNKMTQSSLVSRRFGGTAMTTQTQPQIDFSENKTEKVSVNPIHYEDYFEVKKMVTVKDLFNARVHYGHKEGSLNNHMLPYIFGSRMGHLIFDLDKTLQLLHQALNFIAHIAYRDGIILFVTQSPQNGYLVEQTAQECKEFVHTRHWRLGMFTNSTMLYGAVTRLPDAVILFNTLTNVMEEHQAIKEAAKMAIPTIAVVDTNCNPNLITYPIPGNDDTPIAIQLYCRLFKEAILKGKAERRRVLEICKS, encoded by the exons gAAGTATTATAGCTTGCagcaaaaatatattcaataagaTGACACAATCTTCACTTGTTAGTAGGAGATTTGGTGGTACAGCAATGACAACCCAAACACAACCTCAAATTGACTTCTCTGAGAACAAAACAG aaaaagtGTCAGTAAATCCAATCCACTATGAAGATTATTTTGAGGTAAAAAAAATGGTTACCGTGAAGGACTTGTTCAATGCCAGGGTTCACTACGGCCACAAAGAAGGTTCTCTCAACAACCACATGTTGCCATACATCTTCGGGTCCCGCATGGGTCATCTCATCTTTGATTTGGACAAGACACTTCAACTGTTACATCAGGCTTTAAACTTTATCGCTCATATAGCGTACAGAGACGGCATCATTCTGTTTGTGACACAATCCCCGCAGAACGGGTACCTGGTGGAACAGACTGCGCAGGAGTGCAAGGAGTTTGTGCACACACGACATTGGCGGCTGGGGATGTTCACCAACTCTACTATGTTGTACGGGGCGGTGACAAGACTGCCCGATGCGGTGATACTCTTCAACACCCTGACTAACGTGATGGAAGAACACCAGGCTATCAAGGAGGCGGCCAAGATGGCGATACCGACCATCGCTGTTGTGGACACAAACTGTAATCCAAATCTTATCACTTACCCTATCCCTGGTAATGATGACACACCTATTGCTATTCAGTTATATTGTAGACTGTTTAAAGAAGCAATACTCAAAGGGAAAGCGGAGAGGAGAAGAGTGTTAGAGATTTGTAAAAGTTGA